DNA sequence from the Poecile atricapillus isolate bPoeAtr1 chromosome 4, bPoeAtr1.hap1, whole genome shotgun sequence genome:
tttaaaattaaaatagtatTGAGTAATTAAGAGATTGTAATACTTCCAGATTTTTGGATGCCAAATATTCCAAATTTTAGGAAATGTATCAGGAATTTGAGTGACGTACTATCTGGGATTAGAGATAATTCAGAAGCTTGGTTATCTCCCTATTAAAAACCAAATAGAGAAATTCATTAATACTTGctgattaaatattttcagatatcTTATTTAAACTCGAAAACACTGAAGCATACTTGAAGCTTTTACAGAAATCTTTCAGTGTAAGAGAGTGTGTGGAGATTCTGCAGTATCTTTGTTTTTGTGTTGGTAGTGTACATACCCTGTAATGTCTTCTAAGGGTTCTtaattacatttattaaaaCCTTTTAACCTGTATTTAAGAAAGAACATTGGAAATGGAGTTCTTCAAAATACATTGTATTTCAGATTAACATTAGCAATGCCCTCTGAAGAAAGAGAATAATTTAGATGCAGGCAATGTACACTAAGGAAAGTGGAGGGTGTAGTTTTTTGCTGACCAGCACTACTTCCTGCAGTTTTCATTTATTATGAAATATAATTCAAGTGAACAAGTtctaaggggggaaaaaaatctagagGACTTGAAATTTTATTGTATACATAATTTTTCTGATTCCTTCTCCTTCCTAGTGatttctttacaatttttttctttttttttttgtattaggCAGGTATAATTTAGCTAGCATGTaagcatgaagaaaaatgtttaagttGGTTcatttttggttggtttttcttttccagaatgAAAACTCAGCTTGATGTGATGAATATAGCATCCAACTGGGAAAAACCACCAGTATATATACCAAAGAAAATAGATATCAAGTCTGTTGTTAATGAAATCTTAGCATTGGAGTTAACTCCTGTTGATGCAGGTATTGTTCAAGGTGGGGAAGAAGGACTTAATTAAGACAAGATTTGGGAAGTCTAGAAACCTGGAACTTGTGGGGCCAGTTACTAATAAGCAATTAGCATGGCAAACACATGCAAGAAAGCATCTGAGCAAATTAAATGCATGATAAATTCACAAGGggtttttaaatgcattttatgaATATGCTTTCTCTAGAAAGTTCCTTGGCTGTGTTTTTGGTATCTGCAGTACCATGCTTTTCATATCCAGCCGAGAGCACCGCTGTCAGAAGTGTGTTGCTGAACTAGATGGGTGTTTGTTGTAGTGTCATATGAATGTTGGCTATGCTCACATTAAGTGCCTTTACCTCACAGGAGGAGGTGTTACATTTTCTGTAATGCCAGGAATttccagcatttaaaaaaatgtcttaCACAGGCTTTTTGCTTTAtatcacagaaaattcagcaaGGGCTAGGGTCTCACCTAAGGCACTGTATTTTGGTTCTTAAATGGAATCTGTTTAGGTGCAGAGGAACCTTTCAGTGTCTTCTCTATTTAATATATTGTCCATTACTATCCTTTTGTTATTTCTACTAGAGCTACCTTATGAAGGAAATGAGAGCTCAACTCTATTTAAAGATACCTTAAAGCAGTGGCAGGACCAGAAGAATACACCCAACACATTTCTTGTAAGTTATTGGCTCTGTGGTCTTCAGCATGGTACTATTTTGTCTGTTGTGGTTTATCAAAATGAAATACAATGtttgctgcaaaatatttttcagcctGTAGCAGGACAGGATGAAGCAGAGGGTAGCAGGATCCCTACTCGCTTTATGTCAATATCAGAAATGTCAGAATTTCAAAATATGAGCCATGAGGTATGATTGAACATCAGTTGTAAGTATGTCTAAGTTACTATTTGTTGTGATGCAACTTTCTaaatcagcttttaaaatgtttttcagtttcCTCAGTAGAAAGTTACACTTCCAGTTCTAAAATGAAATCTGACTAGGAATTAAAGCTGTcagaattttacttttttttttttttttctgcccttAGCTGAAACTTCATCTTACTACTCACTTCAAATACTTACTCTTATATTTAGTGTGGCTTTTTGAGTCACATCTATCTTTGAGTCTTTCTAATCTGAATAAACTGCCCTAGTGTCTGTTTGAAGAGGAAATCATCTGCCTGTATTCTGTTTTCTAAAGAATAGAGTTGCACCTTGTAAGACCACATAATAATTTGACATAAAACTGAATTCAGtctcttttttgtttcattttgaattATGTAGTCATACAactagatttttaaatttttttttacttactaGCAGCTTCATGTGGGTGGCTGAGTATTGTTCTGTACAGAATGATTCCAGTTAGTGAAGCATGGCTGGCAGTGAATCACTTCATGCATGTTCTGAGAATATCAGTGGTAGATGatagaattttaaaagttgCTTAGGTCCTTTAAatatagaattaattttttttctgcattattttgGAAAATGCCTATTTCTATTGCCATTAAGAATGCAATTATATATAATAacaagaaagaacaaaaacctCACCATCTAACAATTTCAGATGGCTATTTTTATGAGAATTTGATTGAGAATTTGTTGTTTAATATCCAAGTTAGtgtttttatctatttttggttttgatagTGActttaaatacagttttctgtAGTCTTCTTTCAAAACCTACTTTTTTATCAGGGTTCTATGTGTATCTTGTTCAATTGTCTTTGAAGAACTTTTTTCTGTAATGACTTGTGTCCTGTTGCCTTCCAGTAGCaatggaaaaatacattataaaTTCTCTAGAATGCAGGAATACTTTTCTTCAGTCTTAGTCATACAAGAATATTATAACCTCTGAATCCACAAATGCCATGTTagataatgtgattttttttttcctgtaattatAGGAGTTACGTTACAAATACTATATGGAACTTCAGAAGCTCACCAATGTGTTTAAGACTCAAAATTTCCCTGCGAATAAAAAGTATAAATTTGTAGCTGCTGAGGCCTCCAAGAGTAAGTCCTCAGGAACTCCTTTTATATCTGTACCTACCAAAACAAATAacacagataaaataaaaatgggaacCCTGCAAAGAGGAGGTGGCTTTGACAGAAGGAACTTTTCTGGAAGCAGTGCTCATAGCATCCCATCCACAAATACCatcttttctgaaacaaatggtgacttaaatttatttcatgAGGGAAGTGGCCAGGAAGTATCCACTCCAGCCCTGTCAGAAACCTCTCCAGACTTGTTAATTAAGGGAAAATGGCCAAGACAGGCATCAGCAGGTACTGTTCCCAATGAAACGAACTCAAATTCTAGCACTTCATCAGACTTAAAGCCAGCAGCAACAGTGGCTGTTACTGTTTCAAATTCAGAATCTGTAGATGTTTCAGCAGAGAGACCTTCAGGTGTGCCTTTTACTTTCAGTGCATCTAACAACTCACTACCAAGATTTAGTAAAGATAGAGgtacattttcctttaaaaagcagGACAAGAGATGTGCTTTCCCTCAGTTTTATTTAGGGAGATGTGATAAGGTGGATAAAACCAATAACCAGGATAAACATGGTCATGAAACCAAAAACATAGTTTGTGATGCTTCAACAAGTCCTAATTTAGACTCAGCAGAAAGTGAGAAACCACACATTTTGTTTCCCTTTGGCAATTCAGAAGGAGATTGGTTTGCAGGATCAGAAGTTAGCAATTCATGTAAGGTGTTACCATCATCCTCAATTTTAAGCCAATCTGAGAAGCCATCTGACAAAAAAACATTATCTCACATGAGGGAAAAAACACCTTGTGCAAAGGAACCTGCTGGATATGGTACACAGAAACCTTCTGTCTTAGGGGAACAAAAACCTCACGCCTCTGAATCCACCACAACTGTAGCTTGCAGTACTTCAGAAACCAACACTGGAACTGGGCTGAATGATGTCTCCAAGACCCCACTTCTCACCACTAATGGTGCATTTTCCTTCAGAAGTAACTTTCCATTGCCTTCACCAGTATTTTCATTTGGAGGCACTGTCAGAAATACCTCTGATTCTCTGActtccatgtttttttctggaaacagaacagaaaaaatggatGAGGAGAAGATGAACTCTCCTGACAAAACACTTCTAAATCTAGGGAAACCTGTATCTTCAGAGTGTGCAGAGCCTGCTTCTCTTCAGAGTCATCCAAAATGTGAAGGCTCATGTTTGCCTATGAACTCAGCTAAAGGTACTGAAAGGCTTGGTAATGGTAATGCTCCTTGTCAGCCTTTATGTCCCGGAGTCCTTCCTGTTGAATGTGAGAATGCATCTTCTACTCAACTCACTACAGCAACACAACAACAAAGAAGGGTAAAAGATGAAGAAACTGTGGCTGGAAACAACTGTGTATGTCATATAAAGGAGGATAAACCTGAGCCTGTACAGTTCCAGAGCACAGCTTGTTCTGTTCCTGGCACGTGCAATGATCCATCTTTAGGAGGTTCTATGCTTGCAGTAAGTGAGACAGGAGGAATGCTAAGAGACAGCACTTCTGACACTTAAGAGTTAAGTCAAACATCTGTCCCTATTCATACCAGCCACGcatcagaatatttttctgttgctgAAGACAAAATGTCTGGTAGACAAAACTCAGATGTGAAGAcagactgaaaaggaaaataagctgGAATTAAATTAATGCTACTTAACACATTAAAAGGTGGGGATACTTGCGATTTTACAGCTGTTCTTCTCCCCACTTCTTGCCAATCAAGATATATCTGTGTTGGAAATGTAACTGTTTATGAGCAGTACAATGCAATGAAGTGATTATTATAGTATAGTCACAAACTCAAGAAACAACCAAAAATGTCATGTCTGGCTCAAGACCAAAGCATGGCCATAGATGCTGCATCTTCAAGAATGCAAACCATCTGGGGTATGTTTGGGGGATGGGGAACTGAGGTGTCCCAGAAATCGAGTTGGGTGAAGCCTCAGTGGTAGCAGGCAGTAAATTGCTGTGTACAGCAGCACTTGCACTTGAATGGGTAAGAGAATAGCAAAGAGCATTCACCtcacaggcagggagagagaagagccacaacaaaaataaaggctAGTGAAGGCGTTACTAAAAATTGGTTTTCTTATCTCCCctttatttacttttctgtgATGTGTTAAATATATGTTGAAGGTGTGAGTGATTTCAATAATTTCTCTTGCTCTTTTGAATTGGAAGCATCATATCAGTATTCTTGTAACACACTGCAGAAGGGTGTGAGCTACACTTTTGAAGGGCtgcttcaggaaaaagaaacatcCAAATTAAATTTCAGCTCTTTCTGGCAAGAGTTTGGGAATACTTGGACAGATTAACTTGCTGTTTTATTGAAAGCTTTTGGAGAACCtagcttttaaaacaaaaaatttcttttaaaatctggatgcaatgacaagaaaaaaggaaaacagcactTCTCACTATATATGTTAATGATTTAGAACTCATGGAATTTTTAGTCTAAATATTGATGCAAAGTAAGGATAAGAAGATCAATTTAAAAAGGATCCGTGAGATAACTGTGCTTTAGTTATTGGAATACAAAGACAGTAGTACTGTTTCAGAATAaagctctgttttgttttgtgttcagGCTTCAGCAAAAGCTGATGCTAGGCTTTAAAGGAATTCATTCTGTATTAGATAGATATGTCAACTGGCAAGTATTAAATCAAAATGCAGAATATTTAATATTCCTTCAGAAGTTTTCACTGGCAACCAGAAAAATCAATAATCTCCAAATTACCTCTGTAACTGTAAGAAAAATAGTACTGAAATTTAAATCTCTGCAATACTTACTAATATACTTAATGAGACATAATACTTAGAGAAACTATTCTTGTTTCAGGAAATGTTGACGTAATTTCATTTGTGTTCAGTTCTTGGCCTCAATTTTTGTGTGGCAGTGCATTCCTTTATTAGACGTGCTGAAAAAATAGCTTctagtatttataacaataCTACTACTTTTCTGTCTGTGTTATAGTAAGGAAGGTTGTGAAATTCTCTTTATGGTTAGTCTTTTAGTTCTTGATGTTCATCTCTTAAATCTTACTGTATTTCAATTTTCtcctaagatttttttctgttgttatcTCTAGACATTCTTCTCATGTTCTGCATGTATAGGAGAGAAATGTTAATTCAAATCACTGGAAGACAAAGGCTGAGTGAGATGATAATGGCAGAGAGGGTCACAGGTAGAGGTTGGTCTCACTAATACAAGCAAGAGAAATTAAACAATTTTAGAGTCAGAT
Encoded proteins:
- the LOC131578702 gene encoding uncharacterized protein LOC131578702 isoform X1, encoding MEASLTCAVCLSLLEEPVTLPLCSHNFCRGCVLECLASAEAARLRQLQRSPGQARLGRGAPGLGPGPGPSCARVPCPLCRKLCLLPRGGVAALPVNTTLAEVVKLYRSGAAGAAAGGEAALGLKSGSDLLSLQAFGGSCQKHPSRPVQLYCRMCRQAGCGQCVSEEHQGIFHSVNLIDTVYQEEKLTFFSTLKQMRIINEKLVNEISKRPNDADMMLKNDVEIIELKFGEIFKTLEMKKQQLLEDVENQRGKKEKEFQIWKKMKETHKKTIENFLKDCEKLVHECDPQCFLEVACGLNTRMKTQLDVMNIASNWEKPPVYIPKKIDIKSVVNEILALELTPVDAGIVQELPYEGNESSTLFKDTLKQWQDQKNTPNTFLPVAGQDEAEGSRIPTRFMSISEMSEFQNMSHEELRYKYYMELQKLTNVFKTQNFPANKKYKFVAAEASKSKSSGTPFISVPTKTNNTDKIKMGTLQRGGGFDRRNFSGSSAHSIPSTNTIFSETNGDLNLFHEGSGQEVSTPALSETSPDLLIKGKWPRQASAGTVPNETNSNSSTSSDLKPAATVAVTVSNSESVDVSAERPSGVPFTFSASNNSLPRFSKDRGTFSFKKQDKRCAFPQFYLGRCDKVDKTNNQDKHGHETKNIVCDASTSPNLDSAESEKPHILFPFGNSEGDWFAGSEVSNSCKVLPSSSILSQSEKPSDKKTLSHMREKTPCAKEPAGYGTQKPSVLGEQKPHASESTTTVACSTSETNTGTGLNDVSKTPLLTTNGAFSFRSNFPLPSPVFSFGGTVRNTSDSLTSMFFSGNRTEKMDEEKMNSPDKTLLNLGKPVSSECAEPASLQSHPKCEGSCLPMNSAKGTERLGNGNAPCQPLCPGVLPVECENASSTQLTTATQQQRRVKDEETVAGNNCVCHIKEDKPEPVQFQSTACSVPGTCNDPSLGGSMLAVSETGGMLRDSTSDT
- the LOC131578702 gene encoding uncharacterized protein LOC131578702 isoform X2, whose protein sequence is MEASLTCAVCLSLLEEPVTLPLCSHNFCRGCVLECLASAEAARLRQLQRSPGQARLGRGAPGLGPGPGPSCARVPCPLCRKLCLLPRGGVAALPVNTTLAEVVKLYRSGAAGAAAGGEAALGLKSGSDLLSLQAFGGSCQKHPSRPVQLYCRMCRQAGCGQCVSEEHQGIFHSVNLIDTVYQEEKLTFFSTLKQMRIINEKLVNEISKRPNDADMMLKNDVEIIELKFGEIFKTLEMKKQQLLEDVENQRGKKEKEFQIWKKMKETHKKTIENFLKDCEKLVHECDPQCFLEVACGLNTRMKTQLDVMNIASNWEKPPVYIPKKIDIKSVVNEILALELTPVDAELPYEGNESSTLFKDTLKQWQDQKNTPNTFLPVAGQDEAEGSRIPTRFMSISEMSEFQNMSHEELRYKYYMELQKLTNVFKTQNFPANKKYKFVAAEASKSKSSGTPFISVPTKTNNTDKIKMGTLQRGGGFDRRNFSGSSAHSIPSTNTIFSETNGDLNLFHEGSGQEVSTPALSETSPDLLIKGKWPRQASAGTVPNETNSNSSTSSDLKPAATVAVTVSNSESVDVSAERPSGVPFTFSASNNSLPRFSKDRGTFSFKKQDKRCAFPQFYLGRCDKVDKTNNQDKHGHETKNIVCDASTSPNLDSAESEKPHILFPFGNSEGDWFAGSEVSNSCKVLPSSSILSQSEKPSDKKTLSHMREKTPCAKEPAGYGTQKPSVLGEQKPHASESTTTVACSTSETNTGTGLNDVSKTPLLTTNGAFSFRSNFPLPSPVFSFGGTVRNTSDSLTSMFFSGNRTEKMDEEKMNSPDKTLLNLGKPVSSECAEPASLQSHPKCEGSCLPMNSAKGTERLGNGNAPCQPLCPGVLPVECENASSTQLTTATQQQRRVKDEETVAGNNCVCHIKEDKPEPVQFQSTACSVPGTCNDPSLGGSMLAVSETGGMLRDSTSDT